In Tubulanus polymorphus chromosome 2, tnTubPoly1.2, whole genome shotgun sequence, a single window of DNA contains:
- the LOC141899372 gene encoding peptidoglycan recognition protein-like has protein sequence MLFIYAVSCFVSVFIVAVNGDSLCWNRSGKCQTHSTPCAGPSASNLCSDYGETCCLPRYCNSLNVIGRQEWNARPPKSVSYLNGPMPMVFIHHTAMDFCYNKTSCSKEMRIIQNLHMDGRSWDDIGYSFLVGEDGRVYVGRGWDRVGAHTKGYNTRSLGISVMGNFMKRRPNNAALDTVKLIIRCGIYLQKIKPDYDLFGHRQVRQTQCPGDYFYNLIKGWPHYKTTPPA, from the exons atgttgtttatttatgcTGTTAGCTGTTTTGTTTCAG TGTTTATTGTCGCGGTAAATGGAGACAGTTTATGTTGGAATCGATCAGGAAAATGTCAAACTCATTCCACGCCATGTGCTGGTCCATCTGCTTCAAATCTATGTTCTGATTATGGTGAAACGTGTTGCCTGCCGCGATACTGTAACAGTTTGAATGTGATAGGGCGCCAGGAATGGAATGCTCGACCCCCGAAATCGGTCAGTTATCTGAATGGTCCTATGCCTATGGTATTCATACATCACACAGCTATGGATTTCTGTTATAATAAAACATCTTGcagtaaagaaatgagaattataCAGAATTTACACATGGACGGGAGAA GTTGGGATGATATTGGATACAGTTTTCTGGTCGGTGAAGATGGTAGAGTTTATGTGGGGAGAGGCTGGGATCGAGTAGGAGCTCATACTAAAGGCTATAACACCAGATCGTTAGGTATCAGCGTAATGGGTAACTTCATGAAGAGACGACCGAATAATGCGGCATTAGATACAGTAAAACTTATCATCAGATGTGGCATCTATCTACAGAAAATCAAACCAGATTACGATTTATTCGGTCACAGACAAGTGAGACAAACACAATGTCCGGGcgattatttctataatttgATTAAGGGGTGGCCACACTACAAAACCACACCACCAGCCTAA